In Cyanobacterium stanieri LEGE 03274, the DNA window TTAACAAAAATTAAGCAACTGACACCAAATCAGAATGTAATAACATCAATTGATTACCTTTTAAAGTTTCCATGGCATAGGTTTGCCCATAACTATCACTAAATTCAACCTCATAAACAAAATCATCATATTCCATTACCACCGTACCAACTTGTCCTTGATAAAGAATAATTTGCTCTCCTGTTTCATAATGGCTGGTAGTAATATCTTCCAATAGTGCGACTAAATCCAAGTCCTTAATTTTTTTCATAGCTTTTTGTTATTTTTTGACAGGGTAGCAATTAGTCAATCGGGGAAAAGTTTCTCCCCTTCGAATAATCCAACCGACAAGAATTAGTGACTCACCAACATTCGTTTGTAAGATAAATTTCATATTGTAGTGGATACCATAGTCATTTTCCTTAACTATTTTAACTTTTTCTCTAATGGCTGCTGATAGTAATGCCTCTTTCAGAATATAAGCATTATCAATTGTGATACCTAACTTTGCGTCAAATAAAATGGCTTTATGTTTGCCCTTTTCGTGATAAATATTTAAACAATAACTCTCGATTTTATTGCCCAATATTGCTTTATTTCCATGGGGTAACTGCATTTATTTACATTAACAAAAATTAAGCATTATTAAAAGAGCGATCGC includes these proteins:
- a CDS encoding DUF4926 domain-containing protein; this encodes MKKIKDLDLVALLEDITTSHYETGEQIILYQGQVGTVVMEYDDFVYEVEFSDSYGQTYAMETLKGNQLMLLHSDLVSVA
- a CDS encoding DUF6883 domain-containing protein is translated as MQLPHGNKAILGNKIESYCLNIYHEKGKHKAILFDAKLGITIDNAYILKEALLSAAIREKVKIVKENDYGIHYNMKFILQTNVGESLILVGWIIRRGETFPRLTNCYPVKK